Proteins encoded within one genomic window of Esox lucius isolate fEsoLuc1 chromosome 12, fEsoLuc1.pri, whole genome shotgun sequence:
- the rab5if gene encoding uncharacterized protein RAB5IF, producing the protein MTNGSKRKEEVHLANGGVKQSTWSKVFNSTAVWEDKDEFLDVIYWIRQIIAIILGVIWGVAPFKGFLGIAIFCVINAGVLYVYFSSFQQVDEEEYGGTWELTKEGFMTSFALFLVVWIIFYTALHYD; encoded by the exons ATGACGAACGGTTCGAAGAGGAAAGAAGAAGTTCATCTCGCCAATGGGGGTGTAAAGCAGTCCACATGGAGCAAAGTCTTTAACAGCACCGCTGTATGGGAAGATAAG GATGAATTTTTAGATGTGATCTACTGGATTCGTCAGATCATCGCTATCATCCTTGGAGTGATATGGGGCGTTGCACCATTTAAGGGATTTCTAGGAATAGCCAT ATTCTGTGTGATCAACGCAGGGGTCCTGTATGTGTACTTCAGCAGCTTTCAGCAGGTTGACGAGGAGGAGTATGGAGGCACATGGGAGCTCACCAAAGAAGGCTTCATGACGTCCTTTGCGTTATTCCTG GTGGTGTGGataatattttacacagcaCTACATTATGACTGA
- the zhx3 gene encoding zinc fingers and homeoboxes protein 3 has protein sequence MASKRKSTTPCMIPHKAMHLREELEHDLCLSDPPFVLRQVRDQGYPPKGGNGESPRERSPGGSSRAEAGVDSITAKDGGGTYTCRPCNFETRDLNLFLDHVYSGHPDFRADPSFQCVDCGVSAAKFEGLALHNARVHPSTATTTLQLRRRERRAVVEQSLVTGAETGKDAEISITKTPIMRMLKGKSESKRILVSHSSPDEPDPLPASVSVPKETERRETPAVTVTHVPTIVHNGMATKVSLPSAIQIVNGSGSLPMLKTAITQVVSVVQNRNFHHQTSPITVSSTLSSTSSTSSSYTTSKNMPKVMIPLSSIPTYSASMDSSSFLKTSFSKFPYPTKAELCYLTVVTKFPEEQIKIWFTAQRLKQGISWSPEEIEDARRKMFNTIIQTAPPSTQHQTLHRGQTQTHHSPAQHTITVLPASLGPTGIPHILQGSLVGQGGVIVTQPMMANGIQVSSAPVALAVTPKHQAAGRPTMQARPAAALVADKGISMVVGTVGSSSSGSNISSSSSSSNGGGSTSSIISSSSSSSYSSSNFGSHASVINLSLGNNRGNGVHNTNNKIISTSGKISHAVANLNGKSNSIVVSTVKSAIADTRYNDVGKSNGSTIAKIGESKAIADIKSTVDSKPNSSQDVSSSSSNKKTSPMTTCVPAGAATPPPAASTTNTGDTSNPTTSKTEAASSPSAKPPSSSSPAPSGSTDASGIPSSRTLPNSFLDPSFYKSKKTVEQLSALKESFTKSQFPNQEEVDRLIALTGLTVREVRKWFSDRRYHFRNLKGGRSSTGGQGGSGTSTALGSASAPSPSGTPGSAPMDLSDTATPSETPPKKQQGSTALSPPPSQTPTSPTTPSRRPPRPPSPDFTAIRYKERDPLQVRALEASFKQDPEPSGEEVDRLRAETKMTRREIHGWFAERRKRFAAEKKKEESERAEKVKEMDTGLVPGQTKDDGGVKEEEDVEERQKEDSSGSELKVNPIKINLKMLKVTESNGKPEIEGGQADSPTMPTLSPPTLTPAPSPAQIGTPASTTIPTLTPNPSPSPKPSPSTTPKPTAQSSTPALKPSSSPKPSPIRGKKTLEQLHLLKQVFARTQWPSAAQYDELISSTGLPRPEVVRWFGDCRYVQKNGQLKWLEAYQTMVLDEDFQRGDTQMLKAHLEAHGSLEEEQVLELAQASGLTEELVRRWFSTQAPLLLQGKNRGIAAAEEGVAGETPGVEGATVTPSPAAMVPMEGGAAEPVQGEGEVKEENVEQSVCGGTKEGEEIKTDNTVTPEKGTD, from the exons ATGGCCAGCAAACGGAAGTCCACCACCCCCTGTATGATCCCTCATAAGGCCATGCACCTTCGCGAGGAACTGGAACACGACCTGTGCCTGTCCGACCCACCATTCGTTCTCCGGCAGGTCCGGGACCAAGGTTACCCCCCGAAGGGTGGAAACGGGGAGAGTCCCCGTGAGCGATCACCTGGCGGGTCTTCCAGGGCCGAGGCGGGGGTCGACAGCATCACGGCCAAAGACGGCGGCGGTACCTACACGTGCCGGCCGTGCAACTTCGAGACTCGCGACCTCAACCTTTTCCTTGACCACGTCTACAGCGGTCACCCGGACTTCCGAGCCGACCCGAGCTTCCAGTGCGTGGACTGCGGCGTATCAGCGGCTAAGTTCGAGGGCCTAGCCCTGCACAACGCCCGGGTCCACCCAAGCACGGCGACCACCACCCTCCAGCTGAGgcggagggagaggagggcggTGGTGGAGCAAAGCCTGGTCACAGGGGCAGAGACAGGGAAGGACGCAGAGATCTCCATCACCAAGACCCCTATCATGAGGATGCTGAAAGGGAAGTCCGAGTCCAAGAGGATTTTGGTGTCCCATTCGTCCCCGGATGAACCCGATCCCCTACCAGCCTCAGTCTCCGTCCCCAAAGAGactgagagaagagagaccCCGGCGGTAACGGTTACGCATGTCCCGACCATCGTGCACAACGGGATGGCCACCAAGGTATCGCTACCCTCAGCTATTCAGATTGTAAACGGCTCGGGGTCTCTGCCAATGCTGAAGACTGCCATCACACAG GTTGTGTCCGTGGTCCAAAACAGGAACTTTCACCATCAGACGTCTCCCATCACAGTCTCCTCAACcctttcctccacctcctcaacCTCATCGTCCTACACCACATCCAAGAACATGCCCAAG GTGATGATTCCATTGAGCAGCATCCCTACCTACAGCGCCTCCATGGACTCCTCTTCCTTCCTCAAGACGTCCTTCAGCAAGTTCCCCTACCCCACCAAGGCAGAGCTGTGCTACCTCACTGTGGTAACCAAGTTCCCAGAGGAGCAGATCAAGATCTGGTTCACCGCCCAGAGACTCAAGCAGGGCATCAGCTGGTCCCCGGAAGAGATTGAGGATGCCAGGAGGAAGATGTTCAACACCATAATCCAGACAGCACCACCCAGCACCCAGCACCAGACGTTGCACCGCGGCCAGACCCAGACGCACCACAGCCCGGCGCAGCACACCATCACAGTCCTGCCCGCCTCTCTGGGGCCTACGGGGATCCCACACATCCTCCAGGGATCTCTGGTGGGCCAGGGAGGGGTGATCGTCACCCAGCCTATGATGGCAAACGGCATCCAGGTCAGCAGCGCCCCTGTGGCACTGGCGGTCACGCCTAAGCACCAGGCTGCGGGTCGGCCCACAATGCAGGCCCGGCCTGCCGCCGCCCTAGTGGCAGATAAGGGGATTAGCATGGTGGTGGGGACAGTGGGGAGCAGTAGTagtggaagcaacatcagcagtagcagcagtagtagtaatGGTGGAGGTAGTACCAGTAGTATTattagcagtagtagtagcagtagttaCAGTAGTAGTAATTTCGGGAGCCATGCTAGCGTAATTAATCTTAGCCTTGGCAACAACCGAGGGAATGGTGTTCATAATACCAATAACAAAATCATCAGCACAAGTGGTAAAATTAGCCACGCTGTCGCAAACCTCAATGGGAAAAGCAACAGCATTGTTGTCAGCACAGTTAAAAGTGCTATCGCCGACACCAGGTACAACGACGTCGGCAAAAGCAACGGCAGCACTATTGCTAAAATCGGCGAGAGTAAAGCCATTGCAGACATCAAAAGCACCGTCGACAGCAAACCCAACAGCagccaagatgttagcagcagctCGAGCAACAAGAAGACAAGCCCCATGACAACCTGTGTTCCAGCAGGGGCAGCTACTCCTCCGCCTGCCGCTTCCACAACCAACACGGGTGACACCAGCAACCCCACCACCAGCAAAACCGAAGCGGCTTCTTCCCCTTCGGCCaaacctccctcctcctcttctccggCGCCGAGCGGGAGCACAGATGCCAGTGGGATCCCCAGCTCCCGAACACTCCCTAACAGTTTCCTGGACCCCAGCTTCTACAAGAGCAAGAAGACTGTGGAGCAACTGAGCGCACTCAAAGAGAGCTTCACCAAGAGCCAGTTTCCCAACCAGGAGGAGGTGGACCGCCTCATCGCCTTAACCGGCCTGACTGTGCGCGAGGTCCGCAAGTGGTTCAGCGACCGTCGCTACCACTTCCGCAACCTCAAGGGTGGACGTTCAAGCACAGGGGGTCAGGGTGGTTCAGGCACTTCAACTGCACTCGGGTCAGCAAGTGCACCCAGCCCATCTGGGACCCCTGGTAGTGCCCCAATGGACCTCTCAGACACTGCAACTCCCAGCgaaacccccccaaaaaagcaGCAGGGCTCTACAGCCCTCAGTCCCCCTCCTTCACAGACGCCCACTTCTCCCACCACGCCGTCCAGACGACCCCCAAGACCGCCCTCTCCAGACTTCACAGCTATCCGATACAAAGAGAGGGACCCACTGCAG GTGAGGGCGCTGGAGGCCAGCTTCAAGCAGGACCCCGAGCCCTCTGGGGAGGAGGTCGATCGCCTCCGGGCTGAGACCAAGATGACCCGCAGGGAGATCCATGGCTGGTTCGCTGAACGCAGGAAGAGGTTTGCCGCTgagaagaagaaagaggagtCCGAGAGGGCGGAGAAAGTAAAGGAGATGGACACAGGGTTGGTACCAGGTCAGACGAAGGATGATGGCGGGgtgaaggaagaggaggatgtggAGGAGAGGCAGAAGGAGGACAGTTCAGGCTCCGAGCTTAAGGTGAACCCCATTAAGATCAACCTGAAGATGCTCAAAGTGACAGAGTCCAACGGCAAACCAGAGATTGAAGGGGGGCAAGCAGACAGCCCTACGATGCCTACTCTGTCACCCCCAACCCTGACCCCCGCGCCCTCCCCAGCCCAAATTGGCACCCCTGCTTCAACCACAATTCCAACTCTAACTCCAAATCCATCCCCATCACCCAAACCCTCCCCCTCCACAACCCCGAAACCAACAGCACAATCATCTACTCCTGCCCTTAAGCCCTCCTCGTCCCCCAAACCCTCCCCTATCCGGGGGAAGAAGACGTTAGAACAGCTCCACCTCCTAAAGCAGGTGTTCGCCCGAACCCAGTGGCCCAGTGCGGCCCAGTATGACGAGCTGATTTCTTCTACTGGATTGCCCAGGCCCGAGGTAGTGCGCTGGTTCGGGGACTGTCGCTATGTGCAGAAGAATGGTCAGTTGAAGTGGCTGGAAGCCTACCAGACCATGGTGCTGGATGAGGACTTCCAGAGAGGAGACACTCAGATGCTCAAAGCCCACCTGGAGGCCCATGGGAGTCTGGAGGAGGAACAG GTGCTTGAGCTTGCCCAGGCCAGTGGGCTGACGGAGGAGCTGGTGCGACGCTGGTTCTCCACCCAGGCTCCTCTGCTGCTGCAGGGGAAGAACAGGGGGATCGCAGCGGCTGAGGAGGGCGTAGCGGGTGAGACTCCTGGGGTGGAGGGAGCAACTGTAACCCCCAGCCCTGCAGCCATGGTACCCATGGAGGGAGGAGCAGCAGAGCCGGTccaaggagagggggaggtgaaagaGGAGAATGTAGAACAGTCTGTGTGCGGAGGAACGAAAGAAGGGGAGGAGATAAAAACAGATAACACCGTGACTCCTGAAAAAG GAACAGACTGA